A genome region from Desulfurobacterium indicum includes the following:
- the gpmI gene encoding 2,3-bisphosphoglycerate-independent phosphoglycerate mutase yields MNEKFVALIILDGFGYSPEKEGNAIAQANTPFWDYLWSTYPKALLIASGEAVGLPEGQMGNSEVGHMNIGAGRIVYQDIVRITKAIKDRSFFENDTLKKLMRNAKNKRLHLVGLLSDGGVHSHIKHLFALLEMARKEGVKELYIHAILDGRDTPPRSAEKYLKRLLEKTKELGIGKIATLGGRYYYMDRDKRWDRTEKAYNAMVLGEGKTAKGPIEALHEAYKNGENDEFVTPFVLDKNGIVKDGDSVFFFNFRADRMRQIVSALGFDNFDGFKRKKVVKPLIGTMTLYEKSFPFDVAFPPQKLTNVLGEVISKKGYKQLRIAETEKYAHVTYFFNGGREEPFPGEDRALIPSPKVATYDLKPEMSAFEVTEKFIEKLENNDYKLLVLNFANPDMVGHTGIMEAAIKAVETVDICLSKVVKAVLSKGGACIITADHGNVEQMINKETGQPQTAHTTNPVPFVVVRNTCRTYKIGRRKSKEVEIPEDFGGVKIAGILADIAPTVLSLLGEEKPEEMTGENLVIEE; encoded by the coding sequence ATGAACGAGAAATTTGTGGCTTTGATAATATTAGACGGCTTCGGATACAGTCCGGAAAAAGAAGGAAACGCAATTGCACAGGCAAACACCCCCTTCTGGGACTATCTATGGTCAACATACCCCAAAGCTCTTCTCATAGCTTCTGGAGAAGCGGTTGGACTTCCTGAAGGTCAGATGGGAAATTCAGAAGTCGGACACATGAACATAGGTGCAGGAAGGATCGTATATCAGGACATTGTAAGAATAACGAAAGCCATAAAAGACAGAAGTTTTTTCGAAAATGACACTCTTAAAAAACTTATGAGAAACGCAAAAAATAAAAGGCTCCACCTTGTAGGACTGCTATCAGACGGCGGTGTTCACAGCCATATAAAACACCTATTTGCCCTTCTTGAAATGGCTAGAAAGGAAGGGGTAAAAGAACTTTACATTCATGCAATCCTTGATGGAAGAGACACACCACCAAGATCCGCGGAAAAATATCTAAAAAGGCTTTTAGAAAAGACAAAAGAACTCGGGATAGGTAAAATAGCAACTTTAGGTGGAAGATACTATTACATGGATAGAGACAAAAGGTGGGACAGAACAGAAAAAGCATATAACGCAATGGTATTGGGAGAAGGAAAAACGGCAAAAGGTCCTATTGAAGCACTTCATGAAGCTTACAAAAACGGTGAAAACGATGAATTTGTCACACCTTTTGTCCTTGATAAAAACGGAATCGTAAAAGATGGAGATTCTGTATTCTTCTTCAACTTCCGAGCGGACAGGATGAGACAGATAGTATCAGCCCTTGGATTTGATAACTTTGATGGTTTCAAAAGAAAAAAAGTTGTAAAACCCCTGATAGGGACAATGACACTTTATGAAAAAAGTTTCCCGTTTGATGTTGCATTCCCGCCACAGAAGCTTACAAACGTTCTCGGTGAAGTCATTTCAAAAAAAGGATACAAACAACTGAGAATAGCAGAAACAGAAAAATACGCCCACGTAACCTACTTCTTCAACGGTGGAAGAGAAGAACCCTTCCCCGGCGAAGACAGAGCTTTAATACCGTCACCAAAAGTGGCCACTTACGACCTTAAACCGGAAATGAGTGCATTTGAAGTGACAGAAAAATTCATAGAAAAACTAGAAAACAACGATTACAAGCTTTTAGTCCTTAACTTTGCAAATCCTGACATGGTCGGTCACACAGGAATAATGGAAGCTGCAATAAAAGCTGTGGAAACGGTTGACATCTGTCTTTCAAAAGTCGTAAAGGCAGTCCTTTCAAAAGGCGGAGCATGCATAATAACGGCAGACCACGGAAACGTTGAACAGATGATCAACAAAGAAACGGGGCAACCGCAAACCGCACATACAACCAACCCCGTACCTTTTGTTGTCGTAAGAAATACATGCAGAACCTACAAAATAGGCAGAAGAAAAAGCAAGGAAGTAGAAATCCCAGAGGACTTTGGAGGTGTTAAAATAGCAGGTATCCTCGCCGACATAGCACCAACAGTTCTTTCACTGCTCGGCGAAGAAAAACCGGAAGAGATGACAGGCGAAAATCTCGTTATAGAGGAATAA
- a CDS encoding cation:proton antiporter: protein MDKHLVVSIVLLTSGIFLAPFASNMLRIPVAVGEVIYGIILGNSFLHLIHQSQWLDFLSNFGFLVLMFMAGLEVKLTEIKELTLKEKLTVFFVPILIFIVAFIFGGFFHLKTIVSIAIGAVSVGIVVSVLREKGILSTHYGKILFLTGTVGEFLSIFVLTIYSIIVKFGFGLLFFIKIAQLIAFFTVARIILLILKSLMWWYPKEIKIYFEKNPTEIGARISLAIMFALSALATLIDVEPILGAFIAGMIFSTVFPNTEKIEEKLSGISFGFLIPVFFIYVGIKFQMPHINEHLLILLGLLTVGSYIAKILPSLLLTVTGIDLKKAVSAGFLLSAPLTLVIVTAEMGRAMNLIDHHQEAALILLAIITGVISPVFFNILNKENKVESSDS from the coding sequence ATGGATAAACACCTTGTAGTTTCTATTGTTCTTCTAACTTCAGGAATATTTCTGGCACCTTTTGCCAGTAATATGTTGAGAATACCCGTAGCTGTCGGGGAAGTTATATACGGAATTATATTGGGCAATTCTTTCCTCCATTTAATTCATCAATCTCAATGGCTTGATTTTCTATCCAACTTTGGATTCCTGGTTTTAATGTTCATGGCAGGACTTGAGGTAAAACTCACAGAAATAAAAGAATTGACACTTAAAGAAAAACTTACAGTGTTTTTTGTCCCTATCCTGATTTTTATCGTTGCCTTTATATTCGGAGGTTTCTTCCACCTTAAAACAATCGTTTCTATAGCCATAGGAGCTGTCTCTGTAGGAATTGTAGTATCTGTCCTTAGGGAGAAAGGTATCCTTTCAACACATTACGGGAAAATTCTCTTTCTAACAGGAACTGTCGGAGAATTTCTTAGTATTTTTGTTCTAACAATTTATTCAATAATAGTTAAATTCGGATTCGGGCTTCTCTTCTTTATAAAGATAGCTCAGCTAATTGCTTTCTTTACGGTAGCCAGAATCATCCTTTTAATCTTAAAAAGTTTAATGTGGTGGTATCCGAAAGAAATTAAAATATATTTTGAAAAGAACCCAACAGAAATAGGGGCACGGATAAGCCTTGCAATAATGTTCGCTTTGTCCGCTCTTGCAACACTAATCGATGTTGAACCAATATTGGGAGCGTTCATCGCCGGTATGATCTTTTCAACGGTCTTCCCAAATACCGAAAAGATAGAAGAAAAACTTTCCGGAATATCCTTTGGATTCTTAATTCCTGTATTCTTCATATACGTAGGTATAAAATTCCAGATGCCTCACATCAACGAACATCTGCTTATTCTTTTAGGACTTTTAACAGTAGGAAGTTACATTGCCAAAATACTACCTTCTCTTCTTCTCACGGTTACCGGAATCGACCTCAAAAAGGCAGTATCAGCAGGATTTCTCCTTTCTGCTCCTTTAACCCTTGTAATCGTTACAGCAGAAATGGGAAGAGCAATGAACCTTATAGACCATCATCAGGAAGCAGCCCTTATTCTGCTTGCTATAATTACGGGCGTAATATCACCTGTCTTCTTCAACATACTTAACAAGGAAAACAAAGTTGAAAGTAGCGATTCTTGA
- a CDS encoding LpxI family protein: MKIGLLAGSGKLPLEFLKSASKQGYETVLFAIKGITDPGIYGSADRVYEIEPFKLGRFLSFVKKERPDKMAILGKVEHSEALSFKNLDFKAVTFLFSLKDKRAEAIIGGIIREIGKLGIEVVDPTPFLSHLLPAQGVLIGKLTRDIEKDVEFGFRIAKEIATLDIGQTVVVKKGVVVAVEGIEGTDRCIERAAELAGKGFVVCKAARKNQDMRIDVPTIGVNTIEKIGSLGGKALCIEADKTFIIDKDEVIRKAKNFGVMVIAV; this comes from the coding sequence ATGAAGATAGGACTTCTTGCTGGAAGCGGTAAACTGCCTCTTGAATTTCTAAAAAGTGCTTCTAAACAAGGATATGAAACCGTTCTTTTTGCTATTAAGGGGATAACTGATCCTGGAATTTACGGATCTGCCGATAGGGTTTATGAAATAGAACCGTTTAAGCTGGGTAGATTTTTATCATTTGTTAAAAAAGAGCGTCCAGATAAGATGGCAATTCTCGGAAAGGTTGAACACTCGGAGGCTCTGTCTTTTAAAAATCTTGATTTTAAAGCCGTTACTTTTCTTTTTTCTTTAAAGGATAAAAGGGCTGAAGCGATAATAGGTGGTATCATAAGAGAGATAGGAAAGCTTGGTATTGAAGTTGTTGATCCTACACCTTTCCTTTCCCATCTTCTTCCTGCTCAAGGTGTTCTTATTGGTAAACTCACCAGAGATATTGAGAAAGATGTGGAGTTTGGATTTAGAATTGCAAAAGAGATTGCCACTCTTGATATTGGCCAAACAGTTGTTGTTAAAAAAGGTGTTGTTGTGGCTGTGGAAGGTATAGAAGGAACGGATAGATGTATTGAAAGGGCTGCCGAACTTGCAGGAAAAGGTTTTGTCGTTTGCAAGGCAGCAAGAAAGAATCAGGATATGAGGATTGATGTTCCTACCATAGGTGTTAATACTATTGAAAAGATAGGTTCTTTAGGTGGTAAAGCTCTTTGCATTGAGGCAGATAAGACATTTATAATTGATAAGGATGAAGTTATCAGGAAAGCGAAAAATTTTGGTGTTATGGTTATCGCTGTTTAA
- the ribH gene encoding 6,7-dimethyl-8-ribityllumazine synthase produces the protein MRVYEGNLNAKGLKFAIIVSRFNAFITDRLLEGAVDCIVRHGGSEENIDIYKVPGAFELPLAVKKVGKKDYDAVIALGAVIRGETPHFDYVAAEVSKGIASVSLLLEKPVAFGVLTTDTVEQAIDRAGTKAGNKGWEAALSAIEMVNLFR, from the coding sequence ATGAGAGTTTACGAAGGGAATCTAAATGCTAAAGGTTTAAAGTTTGCAATTATTGTCAGCAGGTTTAACGCATTCATAACCGACAGGCTTTTGGAAGGTGCCGTGGATTGCATAGTCAGGCACGGGGGAAGTGAAGAAAACATTGATATTTATAAAGTCCCCGGTGCTTTTGAACTTCCGCTTGCAGTGAAAAAAGTCGGTAAAAAAGATTACGATGCTGTTATAGCCCTTGGAGCAGTTATAAGAGGGGAAACACCTCATTTTGATTATGTTGCAGCGGAAGTCAGCAAGGGAATAGCAAGTGTTTCCCTTTTACTTGAAAAACCGGTGGCTTTTGGAGTGCTTACAACCGATACGGTTGAGCAGGCAATAGACAGGGCCGGGACAAAGGCGGGCAATAAAGGTTGGGAAGCAGCACTTTCAGCGATAGAGATGGTTAATCTATTTAGATAA
- a CDS encoding ABC transporter ATP-binding protein, whose amino-acid sequence MELPILTLNDVKLEIEGKPILRGVNLKINKGEIHSILGPNGAGKSTLASLIMGINGLKSPTSGEIIFENKIINGLSIYERAKLGITLAWQEPARFEGLTVEEYLRISGRHNPELDVEKCLLAVGLEPKLYLKRFVDASLSGGERKRVELASVLAMRPKLAILDEPDSGIDFASMEDIAGMIRALRDNGATVLMITHREEIAEISDRASLMCEGRIVQTGEPGEIGEKFKSACLKCEIRNPELFGGKDE is encoded by the coding sequence ATGGAACTACCGATTCTTACGCTTAACGATGTGAAACTTGAAATAGAAGGAAAGCCGATTTTGAGAGGGGTTAACCTTAAGATTAATAAAGGAGAGATCCATTCTATTTTGGGTCCTAACGGTGCTGGAAAGTCAACTTTAGCTTCTCTAATAATGGGAATAAATGGTCTTAAATCTCCGACATCCGGAGAAATAATTTTTGAGAATAAGATAATTAACGGCCTTTCAATATATGAAAGGGCAAAACTTGGGATTACACTTGCATGGCAGGAACCTGCAAGGTTTGAAGGATTAACCGTTGAAGAATATCTAAGAATTTCCGGAAGACACAATCCAGAACTTGATGTTGAGAAATGTCTTCTTGCTGTGGGTTTAGAACCTAAACTTTACCTTAAAAGATTTGTAGATGCTTCTCTTTCAGGTGGAGAAAGAAAAAGGGTTGAGCTTGCTTCAGTTCTTGCTATGAGGCCTAAGCTTGCGATTCTTGATGAGCCTGATTCCGGTATAGATTTTGCTTCAATGGAGGATATTGCAGGAATGATAAGAGCTTTGAGGGATAATGGGGCGACTGTTCTGATGATTACGCACAGGGAAGAGATAGCAGAAATTTCAGATAGAGCTTCCCTTATGTGTGAAGGACGTATAGTTCAGACAGGAGAGCCTGGAGAGATAGGAGAAAAGTTTAAAAGCGCCTGTCTTAAATGTGAGATAAGAAACCCAGAGCTTTTCGGAGGAAAAGATGAATAA
- the nusB gene encoding transcription antitermination factor NusB encodes MPLSNKDKRRAREHAILMLYQYDVGHFEPEEVKSFYREETEGESSEVLSLAESLFDAVVSNKEEVDTVISKFIKKGWSLDRLLPVDRAILRLATTEILKGSFSPVPAIINDAIEIAKEYGEDEKSPKFINAILDRIAKER; translated from the coding sequence ATGCCACTTTCGAATAAAGATAAAAGAAGAGCAAGAGAGCATGCAATTTTGATGCTCTATCAGTATGATGTTGGACATTTCGAGCCTGAAGAGGTTAAGTCATTCTACAGAGAGGAGACGGAAGGAGAATCTTCGGAAGTTCTATCTCTGGCAGAGAGTCTTTTTGATGCAGTTGTGTCTAACAAGGAAGAAGTAGATACTGTTATATCAAAGTTTATAAAAAAGGGATGGAGCTTGGACAGACTTCTCCCTGTTGATAGGGCTATTTTGCGCCTTGCAACAACAGAAATTCTTAAAGGTTCTTTCTCTCCGGTTCCTGCAATAATAAATGATGCTATTGAAATAGCGAAAGAATACGGTGAGGACGAAAAGTCACCTAAATTCATAAATGCCATTCTTGACAGGATTGCAAAAGAAAGATGA
- a CDS encoding SufB/SufD family protein — MNKNILNTLAIKFKQIGFPAEIIEQKRLGLLVERNKVLVREPAPGIRLEAKETDNGAEIKVYIEPGTKIKEPVNICFTMGELSGDQEISTEILVGEDADITFKVYGVVADGLTVNHRARTKVVVKKNAKFIYEDEHYYGENSSIVLRNYTEAEIEEGAYYMSSFKRAKGRVGDAEITLKATVGDRATAVFETKLLGKKDDKIKVTDIINLEGEEARGISKSRIIALDKTYAEFIGETYGNGSYSRGHIDCSEVIRGKDVILKAVPIVVVNNETAKVTHEAAIGSLDKKQLETLMARGLSEDEAVDVIVQGMLR, encoded by the coding sequence ATGAATAAAAACATTTTAAATACACTTGCCATTAAGTTTAAACAGATAGGTTTTCCTGCTGAGATTATAGAGCAGAAAAGACTCGGTCTTCTGGTGGAAAGGAACAAAGTTCTTGTCAGGGAACCTGCACCGGGTATAAGACTTGAAGCGAAAGAAACAGATAATGGTGCTGAAATCAAAGTTTACATAGAACCCGGGACGAAAATTAAAGAACCGGTAAATATCTGTTTTACAATGGGGGAGTTAAGCGGTGACCAGGAGATATCAACAGAGATCCTTGTAGGTGAAGATGCTGATATTACGTTTAAGGTTTACGGCGTTGTTGCGGATGGTTTGACAGTAAATCACAGAGCAAGAACAAAGGTTGTTGTTAAGAAAAATGCAAAATTTATTTACGAAGATGAACATTACTACGGAGAAAACTCTTCTATTGTTCTGCGGAATTATACTGAAGCGGAGATAGAAGAGGGAGCTTACTATATGTCTTCTTTCAAAAGGGCAAAAGGTAGAGTTGGAGATGCGGAAATAACCTTAAAAGCTACTGTTGGTGATAGGGCAACTGCTGTTTTTGAAACTAAACTTTTAGGTAAGAAGGATGATAAGATAAAGGTAACGGATATTATTAATCTTGAAGGTGAAGAAGCAAGGGGAATTTCAAAAAGCCGTATCATAGCGCTTGATAAAACTTATGCAGAATTTATAGGTGAGACTTACGGAAATGGTTCTTACAGCAGGGGACACATAGACTGTTCAGAAGTGATAAGAGGTAAGGATGTCATTTTGAAAGCAGTTCCAATTGTTGTTGTTAATAATGAGACTGCAAAGGTTACCCATGAAGCAGCAATAGGAAGTCTTGATAAGAAGCAGCTTGAAACCCTAATGGCAAGAGGACTTTCAGAAGATGAAGCTGTTGACGTGATTGTCCAGGGTATGCTCAGATAA
- a CDS encoding NAD-binding protein produces MKIIIVGAGQVGKELIKRVKKEWHLTIIDNDENKLKQIVEFLDSGALSRTVLIQGDGTSKLILKRAGLEDAKVFVACTGDDEANLEACRIAKEHNVPSIYAVSNHIDHDEWFEREGIECVNKAVATASLLERRISSGVVTATNIGLGKGEIVEVTILPTSMLVGYPVSKFTSRRWRIVAIFRNNKLLLPTKKTIIKPGDKVLIVGEPKILKHIVGLIRSGEAQFPVQFGSEEALLVKSNDHINMRAVKDGTFMAKNTKINSVSIFTCFPDSSNIKHIFETEAPDQTIKTEQLKLCEKDFAEKVKDDDIGIIIMPDLYKEWPLYFGIKTLPVEIAEDTLSPVLIGRGTTPYKKILVPVSGSFNGYRALEIGIEIALQIEAEISAVYVTTDASTEEEKIKIIQDKITKFSSLYKQEIDLIVKEGNPISEVAKLSKKFDLVILGARKGKKTNWFNPYPPYHMLHRTKCSTLLTCVGE; encoded by the coding sequence GTGAAAATCATCATTGTCGGCGCCGGTCAGGTCGGGAAAGAATTAATAAAAAGGGTAAAGAAAGAGTGGCATCTAACAATAATCGACAACGACGAAAACAAACTGAAGCAAATTGTTGAATTTTTAGACAGCGGAGCTTTAAGCAGAACTGTTTTAATCCAGGGAGACGGAACAAGTAAACTCATTCTTAAAAGGGCGGGACTTGAAGACGCAAAAGTCTTCGTCGCATGCACGGGAGACGATGAAGCAAACCTTGAAGCGTGCAGAATAGCCAAAGAACATAACGTCCCATCAATATACGCAGTATCCAACCATATAGACCATGACGAATGGTTTGAGAGAGAAGGAATAGAATGTGTTAATAAAGCAGTCGCAACAGCCTCTTTACTTGAGAGGAGAATCTCTTCCGGCGTCGTTACGGCAACAAACATAGGTTTAGGAAAAGGAGAGATCGTTGAAGTAACAATACTGCCAACTTCCATGCTTGTAGGTTATCCTGTAAGTAAGTTTACTTCAAGAAGGTGGAGAATAGTTGCAATATTTAGAAATAACAAGCTTCTTCTTCCCACAAAGAAAACAATAATAAAACCTGGAGACAAAGTTCTGATCGTAGGTGAACCAAAAATCCTAAAGCACATAGTAGGACTTATACGTTCAGGAGAAGCTCAGTTTCCGGTTCAGTTTGGTTCAGAAGAGGCTTTACTGGTCAAATCCAATGATCACATAAATATGAGAGCTGTTAAAGACGGCACTTTCATGGCAAAGAATACAAAAATAAATTCAGTATCTATTTTTACCTGTTTCCCAGACTCTTCCAACATAAAACATATTTTCGAAACAGAAGCTCCGGATCAAACGATAAAAACGGAACAGTTGAAACTGTGTGAAAAAGATTTCGCAGAAAAAGTAAAAGATGACGACATAGGAATAATCATAATGCCTGACCTTTACAAAGAATGGCCCCTTTACTTTGGAATCAAAACACTTCCAGTAGAGATAGCTGAAGATACTCTCTCCCCTGTGCTAATAGGAAGGGGAACTACACCTTACAAAAAAATTCTGGTTCCTGTTTCTGGTTCTTTCAACGGTTACAGAGCTCTGGAAATAGGAATAGAGATAGCCCTCCAGATTGAGGCAGAAATCTCTGCGGTTTACGTTACAACAGATGCATCAACAGAAGAAGAAAAGATAAAAATAATACAAGATAAAATTACAAAGTTTTCAAGCTTATATAAACAGGAGATAGATTTGATTGTAAAAGAAGGAAATCCGATTTCCGAAGTTGCCAAACTCAGCAAAAAATTCGATCTGGTTATACTTGGTGCAAGAAAAGGTAAAAAGACAAACTGGTTTAACCCTTATCCACCTTACCATATGCTACATAGAACGAAGTGCTCAACTCTACTTACCTGCGTAGGTGAATAA
- a CDS encoding radical SAM protein encodes MKVAILDGYVDEPTCLGVPPYLSTYPRYVAGALIKSGLPEESITYTTIDAFRKNVKEKEKIVTADIVFVIAGLTVPGRYLGGTPITAKELEEIGKFPMFTIVGGPMQFGFSMRGGTLAKRLDLSGYNLIVKGDIEKAALIIGKSLLEGKSLPEGNLEFKITPREVDLIAPLGAFIVNEHPNFPHIICEIETYRGCERKRHCSYCTEKFYGNPEFRTIKGIEKEVRELFNHGVKFFRIGRQPNILGFMGKPTEGDFTKPSSETICTLFKKIKEIGNIKTLHIDNVNAGTIAVFPEESEKALKCIATYDTEGDVAAFGLESADETVIAKNNLKVTPEGIEKAIEIVNRVGGFKERENGLYKLLPGINFLVGLPGETKKTFEKNKDFLKKILDRGLLLRRINIRQVMVFEGTDIADMVKNPKTRYKREFEKFKQFVKEEIELPMIKKVFPTGTLIKDVLLEAYDGGHTLGRQLATYPILIRIPDKLPLNMMIDITVVGHRERSVIGLPYPLNINKVSLKLISFLPGISKRTASDIILKRPFKNKEEFLKLFSGLEKVVQYITFE; translated from the coding sequence TTGAAAGTAGCGATTCTTGACGGATATGTTGACGAACCAACCTGTCTCGGCGTCCCCCCTTATCTATCAACATATCCAAGATATGTCGCCGGTGCTTTGATAAAGAGCGGTCTCCCAGAAGAGAGTATCACTTATACAACTATTGATGCATTCAGAAAAAATGTGAAAGAAAAGGAAAAAATAGTTACAGCTGACATTGTATTCGTCATTGCAGGACTTACCGTTCCCGGCAGATATTTAGGAGGAACTCCGATAACGGCAAAAGAACTTGAAGAGATAGGAAAATTCCCGATGTTCACCATCGTCGGCGGCCCCATGCAGTTTGGCTTCTCCATGAGAGGCGGAACACTGGCAAAAAGGTTAGACCTTTCCGGTTACAACCTTATAGTAAAAGGAGATATAGAAAAAGCAGCTCTGATTATCGGAAAAAGTCTCTTAGAAGGGAAAAGCTTACCGGAAGGCAACCTTGAATTCAAAATAACTCCCCGGGAAGTCGATTTAATAGCTCCTCTTGGTGCTTTCATAGTAAATGAGCACCCTAATTTTCCTCACATAATATGTGAAATAGAAACATATAGAGGATGTGAAAGAAAAAGGCACTGTTCCTACTGCACCGAAAAGTTCTACGGAAATCCTGAATTCAGAACCATTAAAGGAATAGAAAAAGAAGTTCGAGAACTCTTTAATCACGGCGTCAAGTTTTTCAGAATTGGAAGGCAACCAAACATTTTAGGTTTTATGGGAAAACCTACAGAAGGGGATTTCACAAAGCCATCTTCAGAAACCATCTGCACTCTTTTTAAAAAGATAAAAGAAATCGGAAACATAAAAACATTACATATAGACAACGTAAACGCAGGAACAATCGCTGTCTTTCCCGAAGAATCGGAAAAGGCTCTAAAGTGCATAGCCACTTACGATACAGAAGGTGATGTTGCCGCCTTTGGACTTGAAAGTGCCGATGAGACAGTAATAGCAAAAAACAACCTCAAAGTAACTCCGGAAGGAATAGAAAAAGCAATAGAAATAGTCAACCGTGTCGGTGGATTCAAAGAGAGAGAAAACGGACTATACAAACTATTACCTGGAATAAATTTTCTGGTCGGACTTCCAGGAGAAACAAAGAAAACCTTTGAAAAAAACAAAGATTTCCTGAAAAAAATTTTAGACAGAGGGCTTCTTTTAAGAAGAATTAATATAAGACAGGTCATGGTTTTTGAAGGAACAGACATAGCAGATATGGTCAAAAACCCAAAAACTAGATACAAACGAGAATTTGAAAAGTTCAAGCAGTTTGTAAAGGAAGAAATAGAACTTCCCATGATAAAAAAGGTGTTTCCAACAGGCACGCTAATAAAAGATGTTCTTCTCGAAGCCTACGACGGCGGCCACACCTTGGGAAGGCAACTTGCAACGTATCCGATACTCATCAGAATCCCTGACAAACTGCCTTTAAACATGATGATAGACATAACTGTTGTAGGGCACAGAGAACGCTCTGTTATCGGGCTACCCTATCCGCTTAACATAAACAAAGTATCGTTAAAACTTATCTCTTTCTTACCAGGGATATCAAAGAGAACAGCTTCAGACATAATCCTGAAACGACCCTTTAAAAACAAAGAAGAATTCTTAAAACTTTTCTCGGGACTTGAAAAGGTTGTCCAGTACATCACTTTTGAGTGA
- the coaD gene encoding pantetheine-phosphate adenylyltransferase, with the protein MIRRAIYPGTFDPVTLGHLDIVKRGLEIFPELVIGIAENPRKKPLFSIEERKEMFIESLKEIGINGRVKVKTFNSLLVEFAKQEEAIAIIRGIRIISDMDHEFTMASINRKLYPEIETVFLMPSDDYAYLSSSVVRELAFYGGDVEQFVTPFVKQKLLEKMGRKD; encoded by the coding sequence ATGATTAGAAGGGCAATATATCCCGGAACTTTTGACCCGGTGACGCTCGGACACCTTGACATTGTTAAAAGAGGTCTTGAAATATTCCCCGAACTAGTCATAGGAATAGCCGAAAATCCAAGGAAAAAACCGCTCTTTTCAATAGAAGAAAGAAAAGAGATGTTCATAGAAAGCCTGAAGGAGATAGGAATAAACGGAAGAGTAAAAGTAAAGACGTTTAACTCTCTCCTGGTTGAGTTTGCAAAACAGGAAGAAGCTATAGCAATAATAAGAGGAATTAGAATCATCTCTGATATGGACCACGAATTTACTATGGCGTCAATAAACAGAAAACTCTATCCAGAAATAGAAACTGTCTTTCTTATGCCATCCGATGATTACGCTTACCTTTCTTCTTCCGTTGTTAGAGAGCTGGCATTTTATGGCGGCGATGTAGAACAATTTGTAACACCTTTCGTAAAACAGAAACTTCTCGAGAAAATGGGAAGAAAAGATTGA
- a CDS encoding MBL fold metallo-hydrolase, with protein MKLTEEAVKNKIVFLGTAGARYAAFGLIRQAGGMWINIEGTNLHIDPGPGAFIYTHKKGLNPHWLSAIIVSHRHLDHCADVNHVIETITLGGKRKKGILLCPEDAISEDPVVLKFTRNNLQEIVIIKERLSKEIENANVSFPIKHVHGVETYGTIIRNKSNTTSVGYITDTKFFEKLIKAYSNVKVLIMNVTLKDPRPNIPHLSTVDAKMLIEGIKPEVAIMTHFGRTMVYAKPWEIAENLTDETGIRTIAAWDNMIFDLETLKPVKQR; from the coding sequence TTGAAGCTTACAGAAGAAGCAGTAAAGAACAAAATAGTATTTCTGGGAACAGCCGGCGCCCGCTACGCCGCTTTTGGATTGATAAGGCAGGCCGGCGGAATGTGGATTAACATTGAAGGGACAAACCTTCACATAGACCCTGGACCAGGCGCATTCATATATACTCACAAAAAAGGGCTGAATCCTCACTGGCTGTCAGCAATAATCGTCTCCCACAGGCATCTTGACCACTGTGCCGACGTAAATCACGTCATTGAAACGATAACTCTCGGAGGAAAAAGAAAAAAGGGAATTCTTCTGTGCCCTGAAGACGCCATATCCGAAGACCCTGTCGTTCTCAAATTTACAAGAAACAATCTTCAAGAAATTGTTATCATAAAGGAGAGATTATCTAAAGAAATAGAGAACGCAAATGTATCATTCCCCATAAAGCATGTTCATGGTGTAGAAACATACGGAACCATCATAAGAAATAAGTCAAACACTACTTCCGTAGGCTATATAACCGATACAAAGTTTTTCGAGAAACTGATAAAAGCTTACTCAAACGTTAAAGTTCTTATAATGAACGTAACGCTAAAAGATCCAAGACCAAATATTCCTCACCTTTCAACGGTTGATGCAAAAATGCTAATCGAAGGGATAAAACCGGAAGTTGCCATAATGACCCATTTCGGAAGAACAATGGTCTATGCAAAACCATGGGAGATAGCAGAAAATTTAACAGATGAAACAGGTATCAGAACAATAGCAGCATGGGATAACATGATATTCGACCTTGAAACGTTAAAACCTGTTAAACAGCGATAA